From one Babesia bovis T2Bo chromosome 3, whole genome shotgun sequence genomic stretch:
- a CDS encoding replication factor A2 family protein translates to MFGGLGDHDAFGANWNLDEIQQLDDITAGGFLDDDADHLADDSTTTHQKVAPSRLSLMPVKISMIVNEWYKESGYIAFFNKIPDIIKILGRVERYMCTDENTQFVIDDGTARITCVYVHTNNLTPFRQKQLERVMQTTKMVVVYGSYNPVYSVKCPVLVIYKIREIYTANEFALHHFDVVNLILRNERESSTMQVANPIDSMPVVNIDNHVVGQMENMIPSGQPTNVQHQPAQMDADGGITLMRFIARTLAEETRKGNLNGITVTEITQRCNMHRNFQSITEQHVRKVLFELEKDASVYQTIDANTYASTDA, encoded by the exons ATGTTTGGAGGTTTGGGAGATCATGATGCCTTTGGAGCTAACTGGAATTTGGATGAAATTCAACAAT TGGACGACATCACAGCTGGAGGATTCCTGGATGATGATGCCGATCACCTTGCCGATGATTCTACAACTACTCACCAGAAGGTAGCACCTTCACGTTTATCCCTGATGCCTGTAAAAATAAGCATGATTGTAAATGAGTGGTACAAAGAATCAGGTTACATTGCATTTTTCAATAAGATACCGGACATCATAAAGATACTCGGGCGAGTGGAGAGATATATGTGCACCGATGAAAATACACAATTCGTTATCGACGATGGAACTGCTAGGATAACATGTGTTTATGTCCACACAAACAATCTTACACCTTTTAGGCAAAAGCAACTAGAAAGAGTGATGCAGACAACAAAAATGGTTGTGGTATATGGCAGTTATAACCCAGTTTACAGCGTCAAGTGCCCGGTgcttgttatatataaaatacgggaaatatatacagcaaATGAGTTCGCATTGCATCATTTCGACGTGGTGAATCTAATCCTACGAAACGAGAGAGAAAGTTCTACAATGCAGGTGGCTAATCCAATAGATTCAATGCCGGTAGTCAATATTGATAACCATGTGGTGGGTCAAATGGAAAATATGATCCCATCTGGACAACCGACGAATGTACAACACCAACCCGCACAAATG GATGCCGATGGAGGTATAACACTGATGAGATTCATAGCAAGAACACTGGCCGAAGAAACACGGAAGGGCAATCTAAACGGGATCACAGTTACGGAAATTACACAACGATGTAATATGCATAGAAATTTCCAAT CGATAACGGAACAGCATGTTAGAAAGGTCTTGTTTGAGCTTGAAAAGGATGCCAGCGTATACCAGACTATTGATGCTAACACATATGCATCAACGGATGCATAA
- a CDS encoding WD domain G-beta repeat family protein, with the protein MTHNCVYTKNNFYVNTVAFHKRRDILLSGNIAGELQLYSWENPELTFISTINNVHSKSVRRADISQSGADIISVSADKRAALTDIEKGSLKWRSKKHDAGVSAFCQVNDNIIATGDDDGGIMLWDTRVTKAACKDKCTEFTSSIEGIMLGKDPHDLLAISDDQLACFSMKKSAKISLRSMSDNVEDEFVSFCYMKNQRKVVCGSNTGNICLFSYGHWGDINDRLTVGAHSLDSILPYNDDVLLVGGDDKSIRVATLLPNEVKGKMKCIGKMDIDVLSTDSLCLNMDSSVLAFIANYEYICIVPTDEVERLLDGDTEESSFFDDLE; encoded by the exons ATGACGCACAATTGCGTCTACACAAAAAATAACTTCTACGTTAATACCGTAGCTTTTCATAAGCGCCGCGACATACTTCTCTCCGGGAATATCGCCGGAGAGCTGCAGTT ATACTCTTGGGAGAACCCCGAACTCACGTTCATATCTACTATTAACAACGTACATAGCAAGTCGGTACGCAGGGCTGACATAAGCCAATCAGGAGCTG ATATCATATCAGTATCTGCCGATAAGCGGGCTGCACTAACGGATATTGAAAAAGGATCGTTGAAGTGGCGTAGCAAGAAACATGA CGCTGGAGTTAGTGCATTTTGCCAAGTAAATGACAATATAATAGCTACTGGAGATGATGATGGTGGTATAATG CTATGGGATACCAGAGTTACCAAGGCAGCATGCAAAGACAAGTGTACTGAGTTCACAAGCTCCATCGAAG GGATCATGCTTGGAAAGGATCCACATGATTTATTAGCTATATCGGATGACCAACTGGCGTGCTTTTCAATGAAGAAAAGTGCTAAAATATCGCTACGCAGTATGTCGGACAACGTAGAGGACGAGTTCGTGTCATTCTGTTACATGAAAAATCAAAGGAAAGTTGTTTGTGGAAGTAATACGGGGAATATATGTCTGTTTTCATATGGCCATTGGGGGGATATAAACGACCGACTGACGGTGGGCGCCCATAGCCTTGATTCAATATTACCGTACAACGATGATGTTTTGTTAGTCGGAGGTGACGACAAGAGCATAAGGGTGGCGACTTTACTGCCGAACGAAGTAAAGG GTAAAATGAAGTGCATTGGCAAGATGGATATTGACGTTTTGAGCACGGACTCGCTGTGCTTAAATATGGATTCAAGCGTTTTAG CTTTCATCGCCAATTACGAATATATCTGCATTGTACCAACCGATGAGGTGGAGCGCCTGCTAGACGGTGATACGGAAGAGTCGAGTTTCTTCGATGATCTGGAATGA
- a CDS encoding putative translation initiation factor E4 produces MTAPKDSNAGTGPEIDSISPMLTFNKKSEDFKRVAELFETSNVDISTPMPLRNKWVIWEQIVKGQDSRNSNDYKCYTKPLVSFDSVQSFWNLWFNIPQPSELSTTQRLSRECTDGSNHIVDAIMVFRDGIEPMWEDSMNKDGGHFDYRFKPGDVSAATVDEYWNNIVLGLIGCSMPHANLINGVRLVDKLAGRFPVIRIEVWFQNLGDSNDATQLMKSIGTCMARRLDGSVGVIPKGDLKWH; encoded by the exons atgACTGCTCCAAAGGATAGCAACGCCGGTACCGGACCAGAAATTGACAGTATTAGTCCTATGCTCACATTCAACAAGAAATCTGAAGATTTCAAACGAGTGGCGGAGTTATTCGAAACG AGCAATGTGGATATTTCTACACCGATGCCTCTCAGGAACAAATGGGTTATATGGGAGCAGATTGTAAAGGGGCAAGACTCAAGAAATAGCAACGACTATAAATGTTATACCAAGCCACTCGTTTCATTTGACTCAGTCCAG AGTTTCTGGAACTTGTGGTTTAACATTCCCCAACCCAGTGAGCTTTCTACAACGCAACGCCTCTCTCGTGAATGTACTGATGGCTCGAACCATATAGTGGATGCCATCATGGTATTCAG GGATGGAATAGAGCCCATGTGGGAAGATTCAATGAACAAGGATGGTGGACACTTCGATTACAGGTTCAAGCCAGGCGATGTCAGTGCAGCCACTGTCGACGAATATTGGAACAATATAGTGCTAGGTTTAATTGGATGTAGCATGCCACACGCCAATTTGATCAATGGCGTGCGTTTG GTTGACAAACTTGCGGGAAGATTCCCCGTAATACGTATCGAAGTCTGGTTCCAGAACCTTGGAGATTCCAACGATGCGACACAGTTAATGAAATCTATCGGTACATGTATGGCCCGTCGCCTG GATGGATCTGTAGGAGTTATTCCTAAAGGTGACCTCAAGTGGCATTAA
- a CDS encoding Ankyrin repeat family protein, with protein MSALHNLVRNNQNSTVERILEGALRIRKRSEPEAQKLLPDFIDKKDAHGRTALHLAAYQGNAHIVSLLLQYGASVHAVAQDSTTALHFASQQGHLNVVTQLIKKGARVNVKTSKTWMTPLHMALSKGHINVAVELIKKGAVQKYNSKGILPLDMVSEEVESSLEEALGNEAMERLRDVQDTPKEVKPPVAFYNRKKGKKNKEVYTEKGATDNNTQTEINKEN; from the exons ATGAGCGCTCTGCACAATCTAGTCAGGAACAACCAAAATTCAACAGTTGAACGCATATTGGAAGGCGCGCTGCGCATTAGGAAACGAAGTGAACCCGAAGCGCAGAAGCTGCTACCTGACTTCATCGACAAAAAAGATGCACATGGGAG GACCGCGTTACATCTAGCTGCGTACCAAG GCAATGCACATATAGTGTCCCTTCTTCTACAATATGGCGCTTCGGTACACGCCGTAGCGCAGGATTCCACAACTGCACTCCACTTCGCATCGCAACAGGGCCACTTGAACGTAGTCACACAG CTCATAAAGAAGGGAGCTAGAGTCAATGTGAAGACATCAAAAACATGGATGACACCA CTACATATGGCGCTGTCAAAGGGACACATAAATGTTGCCGTCGAACTAATTAAAAAGG GTGCCGTGCAGAAATATAATTCGAAGGGTATCTTGCCATTAGACATGGTATCTGAAGAAGTGGAATCATCCCTAGAAGAAGCGCTAGGAAACGAAGCAATGGAACGCCTGAGGGATGTACAGGATACACCAAAGGAAGTAAAACCACCAGTAGCTTTCTATAATCGCAAAAAAGGAAAGAAGAATAAAGAGGTGTACACAGAAAAAGGTGCTACAGACAATAACACACAAACAGAGATTAATAAAGAAAACTGA
- a CDS encoding ABC transporter family protein — protein sequence MGKCPITGRGSSSEADAFRVDISDDTVRATKGDIIDMMKPFYWPGKPTDSKHKRVVLRSFVLLAVFFLFAGKACHLLAPVFLGQTVNSLKEGEGEKSLYYLLAMALLFFSGTLCDEMRNLLYSYVQCHGLTTLAETFYSHMYTMDYQWFLSAKGGEVIRCMTRGLESMRDLTRFGVLLMVPTLLEATCVCILFAAYFQDPWLTLTVIIGLILYTAVTIGATNWRNKTRRAEAERDDEMHSISNDGMNNFDTVKYFTNEKYEVDRYTEVVRQHQKCQWRVISSLSLLNISQEILKQSTVGLCLMFAVMAVKQNKMSVGQMVSIQTYLFYLYRPLFLLGTMYAAICRAVAGIQSAANMLKCQPTVVDRPDAIQISLDNGTDESMPMIQFQDVCFTFPEKVGLESKVTLKNINFALPKGKSMAIVGPTGSGKTTLSLLLCRLYDPTSGKILINGTDIADVTQESLRKNIGVVSQNTMLFHASLRENLKYAKLDATDYEIYEALRRASFLDRVMALPEKLDTVVGERGMRLSGGEKQRVSIARCFLKDPPILILDEATSALDSKTEADIQSALFMLFHNRTVITIAHRLSTIVDCDSIMYIEAGEIKEFGSHDDLMEKAGYYKSLWDAQLKATPLMSRSSTGKNERSAQSSQEQPKFNS from the exons ATGGGTAAATGCCCAATTACCGGTAGAGGATCATCCTCCGAGGCAGATGCCTTTAGGGTGGATATAAGTGATGACACTGTTAGAGCTACCAAAGGCGACATTATAGAC ATGATGAAACCGTTTTACTGGCCGGGGAAACCAACGGACTCCAAGCATAAACGTGTTGTACTGCGATCGTTCGTGTTATTGGCAGTGTTCTTTCTATTTGCTGGAAAGGCATGCCACTTGTTGGCGCCAGTATTTCTGGGTCAGACTGTTAACAGCCTTAAGGAAGGCGAGGGTGAAAAGTCGCTGTACTACCTTTTGGCAATGGcgttgttgtttttctCAGGGACACTCTGCGACGAAATGAGGAACCTGCTTTACAGCTAT GTACAATGCCACGGGCTAACTACTTTGGCGGAGACTTTCTACTCACACATGTATACCATGGACTATCAGTGGTTCCTGTCAGCCAAGGGTGGTGAGGTCATCAGGTGTATGACCCGTGGACTCGAGTCCATGCGCGACCTGACGAGGTTCGGTGTGCTGCTAATGGTACCCACGCTACTGGAAGCTACATGCGTATGTATATTGTTCGCGGCATACTTCCAGGACCCCTGGCTAACGCTTACAGTGATAATAGGTCTAATTCTGTACACAGCGGTCACTATAGGTGCCACTAATTGGCGTAATAAGACAAGACGGGCTGAAGCGGAGcgtgatgatgaaatgcatAGTATATCCAATGACGGTATGAACAACTTCGATACCGTCAAGTACTTCACCAACGAGAAGTATGAAGTGGATCGATACACCGAAGTTGTACGCCAacaccaaaagtgccaatGGAGAGTTATATCCAGCCTCAGCCTGCTGAACATCTCACAGGAAATACTGAAACAGTCAACAGTTGGGTTGTGCCTCATGTTTGCCGTCATGGCAGTCAAGCAGAATAAAATGTCAGTGGGTCAAATGGTCTCCATCCAGACGTACCTCTTCTACCTGTACAGGCCACTGTTCTTACTGGGAACCATGTACGCAGCTATATGCAGAGCTGTGGCGGGGATACAGAGCGCGGCTAACATGCTCAAGTGCCAGCCCACAGTGGTGGATCGCCCTGATGCAATCCAGATATCATTGGACAACGGCACTGACGAATCAATGCCAATGATACAGTTCCAGGACGTGTGCTTCACATTCCCAGAAAAGGTAGGACTCGAGTCGAAAGTAACCTTGAAGAATATTAATTTCGCACTACCCAAGGGAAAGTCAATGGCCATAGTGGGACCTACAGGCTCAGGAAAGACCACACTCAGCCTCCTGCTGTGTAGATTGTATGACCCTACCAGTGGAAAGATATTAATCAACGGAACTGATATCGCTGATGTCACACAAGAAAGCCTGCGTAAGAATATCGGAGTAGTGTCGCAGAATACAATGCTGTTCCATGCATCGCTGCGTGAGAATCTAAAGTATGCCAAGTTGGATGCAACGGATTATGAAATATACGAAGCGTTACGTAGAGCAAGCTTCCTAGATAGAGTTATGGCACTACCAGAGAAGCTGGATACTGTAGTGGGAGAACGTGGAATGCGCCTATCCGGAGGAGAGAAGCAGCGTGTAAGCATAGCAAGGTGCTTCCTCAAGGACCCACCAATACTGATACTGGATGAGGCTACCAGTGCCCTGGATTCCAAAACAGAAGCTGATATACAGTCGGCGTTGTTCATGCTATTCCACAACAGAACTGTTATAACCATCGCACACCGATTAAGCACAATCGTCGACTGCGATAGCATTATGTACATCGAAGCAGGCGAGATTAAAGAGTTTGGATCACATGATGATCTCATGGAAAAGGCAGGATACTACAAGTCATTGTGGGATGCACAACTTAAAGCGACACCACTAATGTCAAGATCATCCACTGGAAAGAATGAGCGCTCTGCACAATCTAGTCAGGAACAACCAAAATTCAACAGTTGA
- a CDS encoding WD domain G-beta repeat family protein has protein sequence MVKSYLRYALDDSFGTVTSRGCRSVAALSHDYIISGHDERVSVWNCRTGEARVHFDAKPDDLYNPSDVTAFVCSHSRNKWLYVGYHDGSIRRFEMPPALPTDAVSVIHEDFKVHGHKSAITCLAISPSQQLLASGSQDCCIIIWDTTGDLGLFRLEGHRNEVCDLRFVSHSQGSESHLKSRKLGVGSAVGRNSDDILGFLISVSKDCIVRIWDLTSQLCIQTVVHSTAELYGLAINQNETRMYIAGAENRIRCYKLDMSGGEKDTSSTYDIPVYAKQLSTLNRQEAHGRCRKLCIVYPGDSMDSPGKPDTGSQMEIEHKGLLLSVSSNFVVFYRLFDSKEASKRQKRRLKRVAEKQRARCNKLREAVAATGRSVDTKFDALEDEIAYLEKLLSGSNPLETSDIDPFDPQNDVSDQAATDEINYMFAVNVLERVASFVAIPNGFVVGHSTNCVSVWRMNVNKLVQAKAKDEGNSDMVSQVERIHILNMVGHPGPILGLCISPNDMMCCSFSVDCTKIWNSRTLHCIRTLDTKSVTCAYFIAGNKHLMLGTAKGTLEVVYLDACEVTELYKVAPEVNKRSRGLDVVAMTEHPDHSSFAAAFRDRSVKLFRYVLKKKGTVDSLCLKDIGEISLTDDPTGICYSSDGRLLAVALEDSTIQTYYADTLKPFLSLYGHKLPVTSIDISSDGALLASSSLDKTTKIWGLDFGNIRRSLLGHSAAVVKCRWINGTHYLVTTGLDALIKMWDCDTYQLICQLRGHSSAVRSLAISADAHYFISASDDSTIRFWKRTDEQLFLSEERERDLDIQLEHEATRDDINHPIPVDRDALVNKASRKTIESVKATEDLMRVVDEAEEYRSALEDYQRELREYELLMADKGPIKKYGTPDISAPTEPAAPLELFNRTPTEHVMLALSTISHNVIHEVLIALPFIYAEKILAYIVQGLEAYQAHISRNVLNLHTIEMCAKACMLLLQMYFRQFYAQSHQRPLLAKLEKLLPVALQHELDRMLLNKAALEYMKNLIDTEEVSKRIRDL, from the exons atggTGAAGTCATACTTGCGCTACGCGCTGGACGACAGCTTCGGTACAGTTACTTCACGTGGCTGCCGTAGTGTCGCTGCTCTGTCCCACGATTATATAATCAGTGGCCATGATGAACGAGTGAGTGTGTGGAATTGCCGTACGGGCGAAGCCCGTGTCCACTTTGACGCCAAGCCAGATGACCTGTATAACCCATCTGATGTGACTGCCTTCGTTTGCTCCCATTCACGTAATAAATGGCTATATGTCGGCTACCATGACGGATCGATTCGTCGTTTTGAGATGCCTCCGGCGTTGCCCACTGATGCCGTTTCCGTTATCCACGAGGACTTTAAGGTCCATGGCCACAAAAGCGCTATCACGTGTTTGGCCATAAGCCCTTCGCAACAGTTGTTGGCATCGGGATCCCAGGATTGTTGCATTATAATATGGGATACTACTGGGGACCTAGGTCTATTTCGCCTGGAAGGTCACCGTAACGAAGTTTGTGACCTACGATTCGTTTCACATAGCCAGGGATCCGAGTCACATTTGAAGTCACGTAAACTTGGAGTTGGATCTGCTGTAGGTAGGAATTCTGATGACATTTTGGGCTTCCTCATCAGTGTATCCAAGGACTGTATCGTGCGCATATGGGACCTAACATCGCAGCTTTGTATCCAGACTGTGGTCCACTCAACAGCGGAATTGTATGGATTGGCAATTAATCAAAatgag ACGAGGATGTATATTGCCGGAGCCGAGAATCGCATCCGTTGCTATAAGCTGGATATGTCCGGTGGTGAGAAGGATACAAGCAGTACCTACGACATCCCGGTTTACGCAAAGCAGCTGTCTACACTAAATCGTCAAGAGGCTCATGGCCGATGCCGAAAGCTGTGTATAGTCTATCCCGGCGATAGCATGGACAGTCCAGGGAAACCAGATACCGGGAGCCAAATGGAAATTGAACACAAAGGGCTGCTGTTATCCGTTTCAAGTAATTTCGTAGTTTTCTACAGACTCTTCGACTCAAAGGAGGCTTCTAAACGCCAGAAAAGACGGTTAAAGCGAGTTGCCGAGAAGCAGCGTGCTAGATGCAACAAGTTGCGCGAAGCGGTTGCTGCTACCGGGCGTAGTGTGGATACGAAATTCGATGCCCTGGAAGATGAAATCGCATATTTGGAAAAGCTGCTAAGTGGCAGTAACCCATTGGAAACCAGTGATATTGACCCGTTTGACCCGCAGAATGATGTATCGGACCAGGCTGCCACAGACGAGATTAACTACATGTTTGCTGTTAACGTCCTGGAGCGTGTAGCGTCATTCGTGGCTATACCGAATGGCTTTGTAGTTGGACATAGCACTAACTGCGTCAGCGTATGGCGTATGAATGTGAATAAGCTGGTGCAAGCCAAAGCTAAGGATGAAGGTAACAGTGATATGGTGTCGCAGGTCGAGCGAATTCACATCTTGAACATGGTGGGACACCCAGGGCCGATCCTGGGACTCTGCATATCGCCTAATGATATGATGTGCTGCTCGTTTTCAGTTGACTGCACCAAAATATGGAATAGCCGTACCCTTCACTGCATCAGGACCTTGGATACCAAGTCAGTCACGTGTGCCTACTTCATAGCGGGAAATAAGCATTTGATGCTAGGAACCGCTAAAGGAACCCTGGAAGTAGTATATCTCGATGCATGTGAAGTCACGGAGCTCTACAAAGTTGCCCCGGAGGTCAATAAACGCTCTAGAGGGCTAGACGTGGTTGCCATGACGGAACACCCAGACCATTCATCGTTTGCAGCGGCGTTCCGCGACAGGTCGGTGAAGCTGTTTCGATACGTATTAAAGAAAAAGGGTACTGTGGACAGCCTGTGCCTAAAGGACATTGGGGAGATATCGCTCACTGATGACCCTACTGGTATATGCTACTCCAGCGATGGCAGGTTGCTGGCAGTGGCACTAGAGGACAGTACTATACAGACATATTACGCCGATACGCTCAAGCCGTTTCTATCGCTATATGGCCACAAACTGCCAGTTACATCTATCGATATATCATCCGACGGTGCCCTGTTGGCCTCATCGTCACTTGATAAGACCACTAAGATTTGGGGTCTTGATTTCGGTAATATTCGCAGGTCACTCCTGGGACATTCCGCGGCAGTGGTCAAGTGTCGATGGATCAATGGGACACACTACCTGGTGACCACAGGTCTAGATGCATTGATCAAGATGTGGGACTGTGATACGTACCAGCTGATATGCCAGCTCAGAGGACACAGTTCAGCTGTACGGTCACTGGCGATAAGCGCGGACGCACATTATTTCATCAGTGCTT CTGATGATAGCACTATACGATTCTGGAAACGAACTGATGAGCAGTTGTTCCTGTCAGAGGAACGTGAACGGGATTTAGATATACAACTGGAACATGAAGCTACCAGGGATGACATTAACCACCCAATTCCAGTGGATCGTGATGCACTGGTAAATAAGGCCTCCAGGAAGACTATAGAGTCCGTGAAAGCTACAGAGGACCTCATGCGAGTAGTGGACGAGGCTGAAGAGTATCGATCTGCACTTGAAGACTACCAACGTGAGCTTAGGGAATACGAACTGCTCATGGCCGATAAGGGACCCATAAAGAAGTACGGTACACCGGATATTAGCGCTCCCACGGAACCCGCGGCGCCGTTGGAACTGTTTAACAGGACGCCGACGGAGCATGTAATGCTTGCGTTGAGTACTATCAGCCATAACGTGATACACGAGGTGCTGATAGCGCTGCCGTTCATATACGCCGAAAAGATACTGGCGTATATAGTACAGGGATTGGAAGCTTATCAGGCACACATCTCACGCAATGTGCTGAACTTACACACTATTGAAATGTGCGCCAAGGCATGTATGCTACTGCTACAGATGTACTTCCGACAGTTCTACGCCCAGAGTCACCAAAGGCCGTTATTAGCTAAATTGGAGAAGTTGCTGCCAGTAGCATTACAACACGAGCTT gacCGGATGCTACTAAACAAGGCTGCCCTGGAATACATGAAGAATTTAATAGATACCGAGGAAGTATCCAAGCGCATACGGGATTTGTAA